GGCCGCCGCGCCGGCGAACTCCGAGAGCACCAGGGCACCGTCGTCGTCGTAGCGGCAGGCGACGTACTCCTTGGCGACGAGGTTCATCCCGTCGCGGTAGGGCGTGACCACCATGACGTCGGCAGCGCGGAAGAGCGCGGCCATCTCCTCGCGCGGGTACGACGAGTGGAGGTAGCTGATCGCGGGTCTCCCGATCTGGCCGAGGTCGCCGTTGACCCGCCCGACCAGACGGTCGAGGTCGTCGCGCAGCATGCGGTACTCCTCGACCTGCTCGCGCGACGGTGTCGCCACCTGCACGAAGACCGCGTCGCCGACGTCGAGCTCGCCGTCGCGGACCAGCTCGGCGTAGGCGCGCAGCCGGGCGTGGATGCCCTTGGTGTAGTCGAGGCGGTCGATGCCGAGGAAGACCTTCCCCGGGTTGCCCAGGGCCTCGCGGATCTCGGTGGCGCGGCGGCCCACCGACTCGGACCGGGCCAGCTTCTCCAGGCCCTTGTAGTCGATCGAGATCGGGAACGCGGCCGCCCGGACGGTGCGGTTGTCGGGCAGGTAGACGAGGTCGCGGTGGGTCTTGTGGCCCACGCGCTGGCGGACCAGGCGGACGAAGTTGGCGGCGCCGCCGGGCAGCTGGAAGCCGACCAGGTCGGCGCCGAGCAGTCCTTCGAGGAGCTGGCGCCGCCACGGCAGCTGCTGGAACAGCTCGGCGGGCGGGAAGGGGATGTGGAGGTAGAAACCGATCCGCAGGTCGGGGCGCAGCTCGCGCAGCAGCTGCGGCACCAGCTGGAGCTGGTAGTCGTGGACCCACACCGTGGCGTTCTCGGCCGCGCGGTCGGCGGCGTGCTCGGCGAAGCGCTTGTTGACCGCGACGTAGGAGTCCCACCACTCCCGGTGGAACTCGGGCTTGGCGACGAGGTCGTGGTAGAGCGGCCAGAGGGTGGCGTTGCTGAAGCCCTCGTAGAAGCCGGTGACCTCCTCCTCGCTGAGCGAGATCGGGTCGAGCGCCATGCCGTCGTGCTCGAAGGGCTCCAGGCCGGTCTCGGTGCCCCCGGCCAGCCGATCCAGATGCCGTCGTTGGCGCGCATGATCGGCTCGACCGCGGTGACCAGGCCGCCCGGTGACCCGCGCCAGCCCGGGCTGCCGTCCGGAAGGGTGACCCGGTCGACGGGCAGCCGGTTGGCCACGATGACGAGATCGGCCGAACCGTTGGGAGACACACCCTGACCCTAGCGAGGGTGCGGGCGGCCCACTTCATCCACCGGGGCGGTCTGCTGCCCCGCGGAGGCGTCGTCGGCGGGGTAGTGCACCCCGATGATCCGCCTGATGTCGTCCATCACGCCGAGCAGCTCCAGGGTCTGCGCGCGGGGGACCAGCGGGCTCTCGGCGAGCCCGTCCCGCAGGCAGTCCTGCACGTGCGCGGCCTCGTTGCCGAGGCCGGTGCCGAGGACCGGGGCCGGGGTCTGGATCCGCTGGGGCTCGCCGCCTGCGGGGTTCCACACGGCGTACGGCGGGTGGTGGAAGTCGGCGGGCAGGTCGATACGGCCGAGGTCGGTGGCGATGCTGGCGCTGCGCGGGCTCTTGGCGGTCATCGAGGTGGTCAGGGCCGACACCGCGCCGCTCTCGTGACGGCCGGCCACCGCCACGTCGAGGTCGATCCCGCTGCCGGCGAGGTCGGCGCTGGCCGCGACCCCGGTGAACGGCCCGAGCATCATCCGGGCGAAGGTCAGCGGGTAGATCCCCATGTCCAGCAGGGCTCCCGCGCCCAGGTCGCGCTCGACCATCCGGGCGCCGGCGGTCTCCGGCACGACGAAGCCGAGGTCGGCATGCACCTGCCGGGGGGTGCCGAAGTCGCCCGCGAGGAGCCGTCGCTGCACCTCGCGCACGAGCGGGTGGCAGGCCATCCACATCGCCTCCATGCAGAACAGGTCCCCGGCCGACTCGAACAGGGCCTCCGCGTCGGCGCGGGTGATCGTCAGTGGCTTCTCGCAGAGCACCGGCTTGCCCGCGGCGAAGGCGAGCCGGGCGTGCTCGAGGTGCAGGGCGTGCGGGCTGGCGACGTAGACCACGTCGACGTCGGGGTCGGCGACCAGGGCGTCGTACGACGGGTGCGCGCGGGTCGACCCGTCGCCGTACTCGTGGGCGAAGGTCTCCGCCGAGCCGGGCGTGCGGGAGCCGACGGCTCCCAGGCGGGCGCCCGGGACGTGGCGCAGGTCGGCGGCGAACGAGTGTGCGATGCGGCCGGTCGCGAGGATCCCCCAGGAGGTGGTCATCGCCCCAGTCAGTCGGAGTCCGCGACGCGCCGCAAGCGAATGACACGGCTGTGATTCCTCGCGTAGGATGCGCAGCAGGGCACGAGCACAGGCAACCGAGCACGCAGGAGACACCCCATGGACGCCGCAGCCGCACGATCCGGCCACGAGGCCGGAACGAGCCTGGGCGAGCGCGACCGCGAGATCCTGGAGTTCGAGCGTCAGTGGTGGAAGTACGCCGGCGCCAAGGAGACCGCGATCCGCGAGTCCTTCGACATGTCGGCCACTCGCTACTACCAGGTGCTCAACGCGCTGATCGACCGCCCCGAG
This genomic window from Nocardioides cynanchi contains:
- a CDS encoding DUF3263 domain-containing protein; its protein translation is MDAAAARSGHEAGTSLGERDREILEFERQWWKYAGAKETAIRESFDMSATRYYQVLNALIDRPEALVEDPLLVRRLRRMRAERQRARSARRLGFEV
- a CDS encoding Gfo/Idh/MocA family protein gives rise to the protein MTTSWGILATGRIAHSFAADLRHVPGARLGAVGSRTPGSAETFAHEYGDGSTRAHPSYDALVADPDVDVVYVASPHALHLEHARLAFAAGKPVLCEKPLTITRADAEALFESAGDLFCMEAMWMACHPLVREVQRRLLAGDFGTPRQVHADLGFVVPETAGARMVERDLGAGALLDMGIYPLTFARMMLGPFTGVAASADLAGSGIDLDVAVAGRHESGAVSALTTSMTAKSPRSASIATDLGRIDLPADFHHPPYAVWNPAGGEPQRIQTPAPVLGTGLGNEAAHVQDCLRDGLAESPLVPRAQTLELLGVMDDIRRIIGVHYPADDASAGQQTAPVDEVGRPHPR